The Pogona vitticeps strain Pit_001003342236 chromosome 6, PviZW2.1, whole genome shotgun sequence genome contains a region encoding:
- the SALL2 gene encoding sal-like protein 2 isoform X4: MSRRKQRNPQQLISDCEASTASENGDLGGGGSAPFSCPSCHISCKDPSELVAHVDSGCLEPPTCSAATATSAAGQDHTFVSSSSSSSSSVEVRPESPPSMDMESGALLTDPNQEPVPPGPPRPPPQPMPPAASVPSGHLNIPLILEELRVLQQRQLHQMQMTEQICRQVLLLGSLGQAGSSTPSAEPAPIAAVPPKPPLPVFSIKTEPGRTQASGSPEVPKPAFFHLYHPFPSGARVPKAEQLLAPAFPTATGLLAAQCLGAARGLEQATSPGLLRQKNGGGAGDAGLEEKPGGRHKCRFCGKVFGSDSALQIHLRSHTGERPYKCNICGNRFTTRGNLKVHFHRHREKYPHVQMNPHPVPEHLDYVLTASGLPYGMSVPPEKAESGEETPTPPAAERKALSATESLTILSGASPSSAAQALPTFNKLVLMKAVEAKGKGDENTPPERESEGTRLQLGKLVGSLPSWALLANHFKAGAAVGPFPYVLEASPSETSKLQQLVEKIDRHGSPSSSSCTAPVTAAQAAAGSSSSASPPASSSSSSSGPNQCVICLRVLSCPRALQLHYGQHGGERPFKCKVCGRAFSTRGNLRAHFVGHKTSSAVRAQNSCPICQKKFTNAVSLQQHVRMHLGGQIPNGALLPEPSILEGAPLVEGEKPHQQPEQQQQQIQAASPQEDDLSEEDEEEPTDEDSMESSGEKVEGLSSPEREAAGATKEGEAVGRADEEEDGGAPPSEPGSPPRPMQEENVEMGKVGGGAPQEEEENQEKEKAAGGEGPSETQHGSQAKEGLLPLVCGICKQAFPDRAALRKHAVTVHQQVHPGSHAWSSSNSSLARRGRRPPLEGPVAGLSSGQVKLRDFLGRDLPAQLVGVGPLSFWNQYTAFLSGGLPTKPAHSVAVPTSSSSSSSSSSSSSSASTMVTQGFFGSSLPLGKGSPGETKEKPPPVGPVLLLPPPPPPPPPPPPSAQAPEVIPEGQGKGEK; the protein is encoded by the exons ATGTCTCGGAGGAAACAGCGCAACCCCCAACAGCTCATCTCGGATTGTGAAGCATCCACGGCCTCTGAGAACG gtGACCTTGGAGGAGGCGGCTCGGCCCCATTCTCCTGTCCCTCCTGCCATATCAGCTGCAAGGATCCTTCCGAGTTGGTGGCTCACGTGGATTCCGGCTGTCTGGAGCCCCCCACGTGCTCGGCGGCCACGGCCACCTCTGCTGCTGGCCAAGACCACACCTTtgtctcttcctcctcgtcctcctcctcctccgtcgaGGTCCGCCCCGAAAGCCCTCCGAGCATGGACATGGAGTCCGGGGCTCTGCTGACGGACCCCAACCAAGAGCCGGTTCCTCCCGGCCCGCCTCGCCCTCCTCCACAACCTATGCCTCCCGCAGCTTCCGTTCCTTCCGGGCACCTCAACATCCCTCTTATCCTGGAGGAGCTTCGGGTGCTGCAGCAGCGCCAGCTCCACCAAATGCAGATGACGGAGCAGATCTGCCGCCAGGTGTTGCTTTTGGGCTCCCTGGGCCAAGCGGGCTCCTCGACGCCTTCCGCAGAGCCGGCGCCGATCGCCGCTGTTCCACCCAAGCCACCCTTGCCGGTCTTTTCCATCAAAACGGAGCCCGGGAGAACCCAGGCGTCCGGCTCCCCCGAAGTGCCCAAACCGGCCTTCTTCCACCTCTACCATCCTTTCCCCAGCGGCGCCAGGGTCCCCAAAGCCGAGCAGCTCCTGGCCCCGGCTTTCCCGACGGCCACGGGCCTCCTGGCCGCTCAGTGCCTGGGCGCCGCTCGGGGTCTGGAGCAGGCCACCTCGCCGGGCTTGCTCCGGCAAAAGAACGGCGGGGGCGCCGGGGACGCCGGCTTGGAGGAGAAGCCGGGCGGGCGCCACAAGTGCCGCTTCTGCGGCAAAGTGTTCGGCAGCGACAGCGCCCTCCAGATCCACCTGCGCTCCCACACGGGTGAGCGCCCTTACAAGTGCAACATCTGCGGCAACCGCTTCACCACCCGGGGGAACCTGAAGGTGCATTTCCACCGTCACCGGGAGAAGTACCCCCACGTTCAGATGAACCCCCACCCGGTTCCCGAGCATCTCGATTACGTCCTCACCGCCTCGGGGCTGCCCTACGGCATGTCGGTGCCGCCGGAGAAAGCCGAATCCGGAGAGGAGACGCCGACGCCTCCGGCCGCGGAACGCAAGGCCCTGAGCGCGACTGAGAGCCTGACAATCCTTTCCGGGGCCTCCCCGTCTTCGGCGGCCCAGGCCCTGCCGACCTTCAACAAGCTGGTCCTGATGAAGGCGGTGGAAGCGAAGGGCAAAGGGGACGAGAACACTCCTCCGGAAAGGGAGTCCGAGGGTACCCGGCTTCAGTTGGGGAAGTTGGTGGGCTCCTTGCCCAGCTGGGCCTTGTTGGCCAACCACTTCAAAGCCGGAGCCGCGGTGGGGCCTTTCCCGTACGTCCTGGAGGCATCGCCCTCGGAAACCTCCAAGCTGCAGCAGCTGGTGGAGAAGATCGACCGCCACGGGTCTCCCTCGTCTTCCTCCTGCACGGCCCCCGTGACCGCCGCCCAAGCCGCGGCCGGTTCCTCGTCCTCTGCATCCCCGCCcgcctcgtcgtcgtcgtcgtcttccgGACCCAACCAGTGCGTCATCTGCTTGCGGGTCCTGAGTTGCCCCCGGGCTCTGCAACTTCACTACGGGCAGCACGGAGGGGAGCGGCCGTTCAAGTGCAAAGTGTGCGGGCGGGCCTTTTCCACCCGGGGGAACCTGCGGGCCCACTTTGTGGGCCACAAGACCAGCTCGGCGGTCCGCGCTCAAAACTCTTGCCCCATCTGCCAGAAGAAGTTCACCAACGCCGTCAGTCTCCAGCAGCACGTCCGCATGCATCTCGGCGGGCAGATCCCCAACGGGGCGCTCCTCCCCGAGCCTTCCATTTTGGAAGGGGCCCCGCTGGTGGAAGGGGAGAAGCCGCATCAGCAgccggagcagcagcagcaacagatccAGGCGGCTTCTCCTCAAGAGGACGACCTTtcggaggaggacgaagaagaaCCCACCGACGAAGACTCGATGGAAAGCAGCGGGGAGAAGGTGGAAGGGCTGTCCAGTCCCGAACGGGAGGCCGCGGGGGCTACCAAAGAAGGAGAGGCAGTGGGGCGGGCAGACGAAGAGGAGGATGGGGGAGCCCCGCCGTCTGAGCCCGGAAGCCCGCCACGGCCCATGCAGGAAGAAAACGTCGAGATGGGAAAAGTGGGCGGGGGAGCtcctcaagaggaggaggagaatcaggagaaggagaaggcggCGGGAGGGGAAGGCCCATCTGAGACCCAGCACGGTAGTCAAGCCAAAGAGGGGCTGCTGCCGTTGGTGTGTGGGATCtgcaaacaggccttccctgacCGGGCAGCTTTGCGGAAACATGCAGTGACTGTCCACCAACAG GTCCACCCCGGCAGCCACGcctggagcagcagcaacagcagcctggCACGCCGTGGACGGCGGCCGCCTCTCGAAGGCCCCGTGGCGGGGCTGTCGAGCGGTCAGGTCAAGCTGCGAGACTTCCTGGGACGTGACCTACCAGCCCAGCTCGTGGGGGTGGGACCCCTCTCCTTCTGGAATCAGTACACGGCCTTCCTCTCCGGGGGTCTCCCAACCAAGCCGGCCCACAGCGTTGCTGTTCccacctcttcttcttcctcctcttcctcctcctcctcttcctcttctgcttccaCCATGGTCACACAGGGCTTCTTTGGATCAAGCCTCCCCCTGGGGAAAGGAAGTCCAGGCGAGACCAAGGAGAAACCTCCGCCGGTGGGGCCGGTGCtgctgcttcccccacccccacccccacccccacctccgccCCCCTCTGCCCAGGCCCCAGAAGTCATCCCAGAGGGccaaggaaagggggagaagtAG
- the SALL2 gene encoding sal-like protein 2 isoform X2 — protein sequence MSSPQGRPGGEPPPPPQPQQPPPHHETRAMAAAGVVGNPGAGVEGRRMAEPAGDLGGGGSAPFSCPSCHISCKDPSELVAHVDSGCLEPPTCSAATATSAAGQDHTFVSSSSSSSSSVEVRPESPPSMDMESGALLTDPNQEPVPPGPPRPPPQPMPPAASVPSGHLNIPLILEELRVLQQRQLHQMQMTEQICRQVLLLGSLGQAGSSTPSAEPAPIAAVPPKPPLPVFSIKTEPGRTQASGSPEVPKPAFFHLYHPFPSGARVPKAEQLLAPAFPTATGLLAAQCLGAARGLEQATSPGLLRQKNGGGAGDAGLEEKPGGRHKCRFCGKVFGSDSALQIHLRSHTGERPYKCNICGNRFTTRGNLKVHFHRHREKYPHVQMNPHPVPEHLDYVLTASGLPYGMSVPPEKAESGEETPTPPAAERKALSATESLTILSGASPSSAAQALPTFNKLVLMKAVEAKGKGDENTPPERESEGTRLQLGKLVGSLPSWALLANHFKAGAAVGPFPYVLEASPSETSKLQQLVEKIDRHGSPSSSSCTAPVTAAQAAAGSSSSASPPASSSSSSSGPNQCVICLRVLSCPRALQLHYGQHGGERPFKCKVCGRAFSTRGNLRAHFVGHKTSSAVRAQNSCPICQKKFTNAVSLQQHVRMHLGGQIPNGALLPEPSILEGAPLVEGEKPHQQPEQQQQQIQAASPQEDDLSEEDEEEPTDEDSMESSGEKVEGLSSPEREAAGATKEGEAVGRADEEEDGGAPPSEPGSPPRPMQEENVEMGKVGGGAPQEEEENQEKEKAAGGEGPSETQHGSQAKEGLLPLVCGICKQAFPDRAALRKHAVTVHQQVHPGSHAWSSSNSSLARRGRRPPLEGPVAGLSSGQVKLRDFLGRDLPAQLVGVGPLSFWNQYTAFLSGGLPTKPAHSVAVPTSSSSSSSSSSSSSSASTMVTQGFFGSSLPLGKGSPGETKEKPPPVGPVLLLPPPPPPPPPPPPSAQAPEVIPEGQGKGEK from the exons ATGAGCAGCCCCCAAGGGCGCCCGGGAGGAgagcctcctccgccgccgcagCCCCAGCAGCCGCCGCCCCACCACGAGACGAGGGCCATGGCGGCGGCGGGCGTCGTCGGAAACCCGGGCGCCGGCGTCGAGGGCAGGAGGATGGCCGAGCCcgcag gtGACCTTGGAGGAGGCGGCTCGGCCCCATTCTCCTGTCCCTCCTGCCATATCAGCTGCAAGGATCCTTCCGAGTTGGTGGCTCACGTGGATTCCGGCTGTCTGGAGCCCCCCACGTGCTCGGCGGCCACGGCCACCTCTGCTGCTGGCCAAGACCACACCTTtgtctcttcctcctcgtcctcctcctcctccgtcgaGGTCCGCCCCGAAAGCCCTCCGAGCATGGACATGGAGTCCGGGGCTCTGCTGACGGACCCCAACCAAGAGCCGGTTCCTCCCGGCCCGCCTCGCCCTCCTCCACAACCTATGCCTCCCGCAGCTTCCGTTCCTTCCGGGCACCTCAACATCCCTCTTATCCTGGAGGAGCTTCGGGTGCTGCAGCAGCGCCAGCTCCACCAAATGCAGATGACGGAGCAGATCTGCCGCCAGGTGTTGCTTTTGGGCTCCCTGGGCCAAGCGGGCTCCTCGACGCCTTCCGCAGAGCCGGCGCCGATCGCCGCTGTTCCACCCAAGCCACCCTTGCCGGTCTTTTCCATCAAAACGGAGCCCGGGAGAACCCAGGCGTCCGGCTCCCCCGAAGTGCCCAAACCGGCCTTCTTCCACCTCTACCATCCTTTCCCCAGCGGCGCCAGGGTCCCCAAAGCCGAGCAGCTCCTGGCCCCGGCTTTCCCGACGGCCACGGGCCTCCTGGCCGCTCAGTGCCTGGGCGCCGCTCGGGGTCTGGAGCAGGCCACCTCGCCGGGCTTGCTCCGGCAAAAGAACGGCGGGGGCGCCGGGGACGCCGGCTTGGAGGAGAAGCCGGGCGGGCGCCACAAGTGCCGCTTCTGCGGCAAAGTGTTCGGCAGCGACAGCGCCCTCCAGATCCACCTGCGCTCCCACACGGGTGAGCGCCCTTACAAGTGCAACATCTGCGGCAACCGCTTCACCACCCGGGGGAACCTGAAGGTGCATTTCCACCGTCACCGGGAGAAGTACCCCCACGTTCAGATGAACCCCCACCCGGTTCCCGAGCATCTCGATTACGTCCTCACCGCCTCGGGGCTGCCCTACGGCATGTCGGTGCCGCCGGAGAAAGCCGAATCCGGAGAGGAGACGCCGACGCCTCCGGCCGCGGAACGCAAGGCCCTGAGCGCGACTGAGAGCCTGACAATCCTTTCCGGGGCCTCCCCGTCTTCGGCGGCCCAGGCCCTGCCGACCTTCAACAAGCTGGTCCTGATGAAGGCGGTGGAAGCGAAGGGCAAAGGGGACGAGAACACTCCTCCGGAAAGGGAGTCCGAGGGTACCCGGCTTCAGTTGGGGAAGTTGGTGGGCTCCTTGCCCAGCTGGGCCTTGTTGGCCAACCACTTCAAAGCCGGAGCCGCGGTGGGGCCTTTCCCGTACGTCCTGGAGGCATCGCCCTCGGAAACCTCCAAGCTGCAGCAGCTGGTGGAGAAGATCGACCGCCACGGGTCTCCCTCGTCTTCCTCCTGCACGGCCCCCGTGACCGCCGCCCAAGCCGCGGCCGGTTCCTCGTCCTCTGCATCCCCGCCcgcctcgtcgtcgtcgtcgtcttccgGACCCAACCAGTGCGTCATCTGCTTGCGGGTCCTGAGTTGCCCCCGGGCTCTGCAACTTCACTACGGGCAGCACGGAGGGGAGCGGCCGTTCAAGTGCAAAGTGTGCGGGCGGGCCTTTTCCACCCGGGGGAACCTGCGGGCCCACTTTGTGGGCCACAAGACCAGCTCGGCGGTCCGCGCTCAAAACTCTTGCCCCATCTGCCAGAAGAAGTTCACCAACGCCGTCAGTCTCCAGCAGCACGTCCGCATGCATCTCGGCGGGCAGATCCCCAACGGGGCGCTCCTCCCCGAGCCTTCCATTTTGGAAGGGGCCCCGCTGGTGGAAGGGGAGAAGCCGCATCAGCAgccggagcagcagcagcaacagatccAGGCGGCTTCTCCTCAAGAGGACGACCTTtcggaggaggacgaagaagaaCCCACCGACGAAGACTCGATGGAAAGCAGCGGGGAGAAGGTGGAAGGGCTGTCCAGTCCCGAACGGGAGGCCGCGGGGGCTACCAAAGAAGGAGAGGCAGTGGGGCGGGCAGACGAAGAGGAGGATGGGGGAGCCCCGCCGTCTGAGCCCGGAAGCCCGCCACGGCCCATGCAGGAAGAAAACGTCGAGATGGGAAAAGTGGGCGGGGGAGCtcctcaagaggaggaggagaatcaggagaaggagaaggcggCGGGAGGGGAAGGCCCATCTGAGACCCAGCACGGTAGTCAAGCCAAAGAGGGGCTGCTGCCGTTGGTGTGTGGGATCtgcaaacaggccttccctgacCGGGCAGCTTTGCGGAAACATGCAGTGACTGTCCACCAACAG GTCCACCCCGGCAGCCACGcctggagcagcagcaacagcagcctggCACGCCGTGGACGGCGGCCGCCTCTCGAAGGCCCCGTGGCGGGGCTGTCGAGCGGTCAGGTCAAGCTGCGAGACTTCCTGGGACGTGACCTACCAGCCCAGCTCGTGGGGGTGGGACCCCTCTCCTTCTGGAATCAGTACACGGCCTTCCTCTCCGGGGGTCTCCCAACCAAGCCGGCCCACAGCGTTGCTGTTCccacctcttcttcttcctcctcttcctcctcctcctcttcctcttctgcttccaCCATGGTCACACAGGGCTTCTTTGGATCAAGCCTCCCCCTGGGGAAAGGAAGTCCAGGCGAGACCAAGGAGAAACCTCCGCCGGTGGGGCCGGTGCtgctgcttcccccacccccacccccacccccacctccgccCCCCTCTGCCCAGGCCCCAGAAGTCATCCCAGAGGGccaaggaaagggggagaagtAG
- the SALL2 gene encoding sal-like protein 2 isoform X3: MSRRKQRNPQQLISDCEASTASENGDLGGGGSAPFSCPSCHISCKDPSELVAHVDSGCLEPPTCSAATATSAAGQDHTFVSSSSSSSSSVEVRPESPPSMDMESGALLTDPNQEPVPPGPPRPPPQPMPPAASVPSGHLNIPLILEELRVLQQRQLHQMQMTEQICRQVLLLGSLGQAGSSTPSAEPAPIAAVPPKPPLPVFSIKTEPGRTQASGSPEVPKPAFFHLYHPFPSGARVPKAEQLLAPAFPTATGLLAAQCLGAARGLEQATSPGLLRQKNGGGAGDAGLEEKPGGRHKCRFCGKVFGSDSALQIHLRSHTGERPYKCNICGNRFTTRGNLKVHFHRHREKYPHVQMNPHPVPEHLDYVLTASGLPYGMSVPPEKAESGEETPTPPAAERKALSATESLTILSGASPSSAAQALPTFNKLVLMKAVEAKGKGDENTPPERESEGTRLQLGKLVGSLPSWALLANHFKAGAAVGPFPYVLEASPSETSKLQQLVEKIDRHGSPSSSSCTAPVTAAQAAAGSSSSASPPASSSSSSSGPNQCVICLRVLSCPRALQLHYGQHGGERPFKCKVCGRAFSTRGNLRAHFVGHKTSSAVRAQNSCPICQKKFTNAVSLQQHVRMHLGGQIPNGALLPEPSILEGAPLVEGEKPHQQPEQQQQQIQAASPQEDDLSEEDEEEPTDEDSMESSGEKVEGLSSPEREAAGATKEGEAVGRADEEEDGGAPPSEPGSPPRPMQEENVEMGKVGGGAPQEEEENQEKEKAAGGEGPSETQHGSQAKEGLLPLVCGICKQAFPDRAALRKHAVTVHQQQVHPGSHAWSSSNSSLARRGRRPPLEGPVAGLSSGQVKLRDFLGRDLPAQLVGVGPLSFWNQYTAFLSGGLPTKPAHSVAVPTSSSSSSSSSSSSSSASTMVTQGFFGSSLPLGKGSPGETKEKPPPVGPVLLLPPPPPPPPPPPPSAQAPEVIPEGQGKGEK, translated from the exons ATGTCTCGGAGGAAACAGCGCAACCCCCAACAGCTCATCTCGGATTGTGAAGCATCCACGGCCTCTGAGAACG gtGACCTTGGAGGAGGCGGCTCGGCCCCATTCTCCTGTCCCTCCTGCCATATCAGCTGCAAGGATCCTTCCGAGTTGGTGGCTCACGTGGATTCCGGCTGTCTGGAGCCCCCCACGTGCTCGGCGGCCACGGCCACCTCTGCTGCTGGCCAAGACCACACCTTtgtctcttcctcctcgtcctcctcctcctccgtcgaGGTCCGCCCCGAAAGCCCTCCGAGCATGGACATGGAGTCCGGGGCTCTGCTGACGGACCCCAACCAAGAGCCGGTTCCTCCCGGCCCGCCTCGCCCTCCTCCACAACCTATGCCTCCCGCAGCTTCCGTTCCTTCCGGGCACCTCAACATCCCTCTTATCCTGGAGGAGCTTCGGGTGCTGCAGCAGCGCCAGCTCCACCAAATGCAGATGACGGAGCAGATCTGCCGCCAGGTGTTGCTTTTGGGCTCCCTGGGCCAAGCGGGCTCCTCGACGCCTTCCGCAGAGCCGGCGCCGATCGCCGCTGTTCCACCCAAGCCACCCTTGCCGGTCTTTTCCATCAAAACGGAGCCCGGGAGAACCCAGGCGTCCGGCTCCCCCGAAGTGCCCAAACCGGCCTTCTTCCACCTCTACCATCCTTTCCCCAGCGGCGCCAGGGTCCCCAAAGCCGAGCAGCTCCTGGCCCCGGCTTTCCCGACGGCCACGGGCCTCCTGGCCGCTCAGTGCCTGGGCGCCGCTCGGGGTCTGGAGCAGGCCACCTCGCCGGGCTTGCTCCGGCAAAAGAACGGCGGGGGCGCCGGGGACGCCGGCTTGGAGGAGAAGCCGGGCGGGCGCCACAAGTGCCGCTTCTGCGGCAAAGTGTTCGGCAGCGACAGCGCCCTCCAGATCCACCTGCGCTCCCACACGGGTGAGCGCCCTTACAAGTGCAACATCTGCGGCAACCGCTTCACCACCCGGGGGAACCTGAAGGTGCATTTCCACCGTCACCGGGAGAAGTACCCCCACGTTCAGATGAACCCCCACCCGGTTCCCGAGCATCTCGATTACGTCCTCACCGCCTCGGGGCTGCCCTACGGCATGTCGGTGCCGCCGGAGAAAGCCGAATCCGGAGAGGAGACGCCGACGCCTCCGGCCGCGGAACGCAAGGCCCTGAGCGCGACTGAGAGCCTGACAATCCTTTCCGGGGCCTCCCCGTCTTCGGCGGCCCAGGCCCTGCCGACCTTCAACAAGCTGGTCCTGATGAAGGCGGTGGAAGCGAAGGGCAAAGGGGACGAGAACACTCCTCCGGAAAGGGAGTCCGAGGGTACCCGGCTTCAGTTGGGGAAGTTGGTGGGCTCCTTGCCCAGCTGGGCCTTGTTGGCCAACCACTTCAAAGCCGGAGCCGCGGTGGGGCCTTTCCCGTACGTCCTGGAGGCATCGCCCTCGGAAACCTCCAAGCTGCAGCAGCTGGTGGAGAAGATCGACCGCCACGGGTCTCCCTCGTCTTCCTCCTGCACGGCCCCCGTGACCGCCGCCCAAGCCGCGGCCGGTTCCTCGTCCTCTGCATCCCCGCCcgcctcgtcgtcgtcgtcgtcttccgGACCCAACCAGTGCGTCATCTGCTTGCGGGTCCTGAGTTGCCCCCGGGCTCTGCAACTTCACTACGGGCAGCACGGAGGGGAGCGGCCGTTCAAGTGCAAAGTGTGCGGGCGGGCCTTTTCCACCCGGGGGAACCTGCGGGCCCACTTTGTGGGCCACAAGACCAGCTCGGCGGTCCGCGCTCAAAACTCTTGCCCCATCTGCCAGAAGAAGTTCACCAACGCCGTCAGTCTCCAGCAGCACGTCCGCATGCATCTCGGCGGGCAGATCCCCAACGGGGCGCTCCTCCCCGAGCCTTCCATTTTGGAAGGGGCCCCGCTGGTGGAAGGGGAGAAGCCGCATCAGCAgccggagcagcagcagcaacagatccAGGCGGCTTCTCCTCAAGAGGACGACCTTtcggaggaggacgaagaagaaCCCACCGACGAAGACTCGATGGAAAGCAGCGGGGAGAAGGTGGAAGGGCTGTCCAGTCCCGAACGGGAGGCCGCGGGGGCTACCAAAGAAGGAGAGGCAGTGGGGCGGGCAGACGAAGAGGAGGATGGGGGAGCCCCGCCGTCTGAGCCCGGAAGCCCGCCACGGCCCATGCAGGAAGAAAACGTCGAGATGGGAAAAGTGGGCGGGGGAGCtcctcaagaggaggaggagaatcaggagaaggagaaggcggCGGGAGGGGAAGGCCCATCTGAGACCCAGCACGGTAGTCAAGCCAAAGAGGGGCTGCTGCCGTTGGTGTGTGGGATCtgcaaacaggccttccctgacCGGGCAGCTTTGCGGAAACATGCAGTGACTGTCCACCAACAG cagGTCCACCCCGGCAGCCACGcctggagcagcagcaacagcagcctggCACGCCGTGGACGGCGGCCGCCTCTCGAAGGCCCCGTGGCGGGGCTGTCGAGCGGTCAGGTCAAGCTGCGAGACTTCCTGGGACGTGACCTACCAGCCCAGCTCGTGGGGGTGGGACCCCTCTCCTTCTGGAATCAGTACACGGCCTTCCTCTCCGGGGGTCTCCCAACCAAGCCGGCCCACAGCGTTGCTGTTCccacctcttcttcttcctcctcttcctcctcctcctcttcctcttctgcttccaCCATGGTCACACAGGGCTTCTTTGGATCAAGCCTCCCCCTGGGGAAAGGAAGTCCAGGCGAGACCAAGGAGAAACCTCCGCCGGTGGGGCCGGTGCtgctgcttcccccacccccacccccacccccacctccgccCCCCTCTGCCCAGGCCCCAGAAGTCATCCCAGAGGGccaaggaaagggggagaagtAG